A DNA window from Schistocerca americana isolate TAMUIC-IGC-003095 unplaced genomic scaffold, iqSchAmer2.1 HiC_scaffold_347, whole genome shotgun sequence contains the following coding sequences:
- the LOC124580699 gene encoding uncharacterized protein LOC124580699 — protein sequence MSEGEDVRLRARESGAHAPGTPVPAGRGLTGLAPSTAPPSAGTSTMTRPGARGSISTLASEMNMDHDMDFTPDLPEDDEPAETPTASREAKNHRRGDRSHSTDGREDHGSTAAADFQIPPRKKQARHQQLIVARELDVTNRYEPLRGTGVSLDAANDDLVEKQRQRDEQQRRQNTPADPENDHDMEADAPPVPPAGPKRIPPITLRYKESYKQLHTWLKTNCKATFTVRQTGGETLKLLLNTTEDYVNVVGKLGEEGIPMYTTPAVRPPTIKTLIKGIPMTVTHAELKEELEELGYVATVIENHKMPGTNQLTGHRVVILPDTTEHRGIFQLTRIYDLSVKVERLRRPRGHIQCYRCQGFNHVARYCTMPPVCVKCGAGHDSRECTRSREEAPTCGLCGGAHPANYRTCPKHKEASRRFRGLPPLKPSTRRQRPPPPPPTVDQSSWPTPMQHRANRLRTELTAAEVLKQGLQPRASTSIPASQRQTVPPNYGPQPANARRQPSPPPRTEQPDLQVLLAQIASTLAEVSRALVQLPQTIAVTIEATLSRTQIVTKDVTMQHA from the coding sequence ATGTCGGAAGGGGAGGATGTGCGATTGCGTGCTCGTGAGTCTGGTGCTCATGCACCAGGAACAcctgtgccggccggccgcggtttgACGGGGCTTGCTCCGTCGACCGCCCCGCCATCAGCCGGCACGTCTACGATGACCCGACCCGGCGCGAGGGGAAGTATTAGTACCCTCGCGTCGGAGATGAATATGGACCATGATATGGATTTTACTCCGGACCTACCTGAGGACGACGAACCTGCCGAGACTCCTACAGCCTCGAGAGAAGCGAAAAACCACCGACGAGGGGACCGTAGCCATTCTACAGACGGCCGCGAAGACCACGGCAGCACAGCCGCAGCGGACTTCCAGATTCCGCCACGGAAGAAGCAGGCGCGGCATCAACAGCTCATAGTGGCCAGAGAACTTGATGTAACTAACCGGTATGAGCCCCTAAGAGGGACGGGAGTGTCACTAGACGCCGCAAATGATGATTTAGTGGAGAAACAGCGACAGAGAGATGAACAACAGCGGCGGCAAAACACGCCTGCAGATCCCGAAAATGACCATGACATGGAAGCAGATGCTCCACCAGTACCACCTGCAGGACCCAAGAGGATTCCGCCGATAACCTTGCGGTACAAGGAGTCTTACAAACAGCTGCACACGTGGCTCAAGACGAACTGTAAGGCGACATTTACAGTGCGACAGACGGGCGGAGAGACATTGAAGCTGCTATTAAACACAACTGAAGACTATGTCAACGTCGTGGGAAAGCTTGGGGAAGAAGGGATTCCCATGTACACGACGCCAGCGGTCCGGCCACCTACGATAAAGACGCTGATAAAAGGAATACCGATGACTGTGACACACGCAGAACTTAAAGAAGAGTTAGAAGAGTTGGGATATGTTGCTACAGTGATCGAGAATCACAAGATGCCGGGAACTAATCAACTCACTGGGCACCGTGTTGTGATACTACCGGATACGACCGAACATCGCGGCATCTTTCAACTCACTCGTATCTACGATCTTTCAGTGAAAGTTGAACGACTGAGAAGACCACGCGGACATATACAATGTTACAGATGCCAAGGATTCAATCATGTTGCCCGCTATTGCACCATGCCACCAGTGTGCGTAAAATGCGGCGCGGGACATGACAGCCGTGAATGTACGCGGTCACGAGAAGAGGCGCCGACGTGTGGGCTCTGTGGCGGGGCTCATCCCGCTAATTATCGAACGTGCCCCAAGCACAAGGAGGCAAGTCGACGATTTAGAGGACTACCACCGCTGAAGCCATCTACGCGCCGGCAgcgaccgccgccgccaccgccgaccgTGGACCAGAGCAGCTGGCCCACGCCGATGCAGCACCGCGCCAACAGGCTGCGCACAGAGCTCACGGCAGCGGAAGTTCTAAAACAGGGCCTCCAGCCGCGCGCGTCAACTTCAATCCCGGCGTCACAGCGCCAAACTGTGCCGCCAAATTATGGACCACAGCCGGCAAACGCACGCAGACAGCCGTCACCACCACCGAGGACGGAACAGCCTGATCTGCAGGTACTACTTGCGCAAATTGCATCTACCCTTGCAGAGGTGAGTAGAGCGCTTGTGCAGCTGCCACAAACCATCGCCGTCACCATTGAGGCGACGCTCAGCAGAACGCAAATAGTAACTAAAGACGTGACCATGCAGCATGCCTAG